GATCCCAACGCGCCCCGCAATACGGCCAATGCCACAAATCCTGCACGTGATCTGGGACAGGGCTGGAAGGTGAATCCGTTTGTGACGATCAATCCGGGTGAAACTTTCACAATGGCTGAAATTGAAGGGCCGGGTGCTATTCAGCATATCTGGATGACGCCGACAGGCAACTGGCGTTTTTCCATTATACGTATCTACTGGGATGATGAAACGGAACCGTCAGTAGAGGCACCTGTGGGTGATTTCTTCGGCATGGGGTGGAATGAATATGCCCATCTGAATTCCTTGCCTGTAACCGTCAATCCGGGTAGTGCGTTCAATTGTTATTGGGTGATGCCGTTCCGCAAAAAATGCAGGATCACCATGACTAATATCAATGATGAACAGCCGATGAACCTCTATTATCAGATCGATTATACGCTGACCGATGTACCTGAGGATGCTGCCTATTTCCATGCACAATTCCGCCGCACAAAAGTGAATGAAACCTCCGATTATACCATTATCGACGGAATAAAGGGAGAAGGGCACTATGTAGGTGTCTATATGGCCTGGCAGGTGAATAACAATGGCTGGTGGGGCGAAGGAGAAATCAAATTCTTCATGGATGGAGACAAGCAATTCCCTACCATCATAGGAACCGGAACTGAGGATTATTTCTGCGGATCGTATAATTTCGACCGGCACGGGAAGTACGTTACTTTTACAACACCTTATGCCGGATTGGTACAGGTATTGCCTCCCGATATTACCTACAGATCCGGACAACGATTCGGAATGTATCGCTGGCATGTGATGGATCCTATACGGTTTAAGAAAGACCTGAGAATTACTATTCAGGATCTGGGTTGGAGACATGGACACCGTTATCTGCCACAGAAATCGGATATCTCGTCTACTACTTTCTGGTATCAGAAAGAGCCTCATGCCCCGTTTCCCAAGTTTCCTTCCTGGCAGGAATTGGAAGTGAATTAACCCTATGCTCTGAATGATAAAATCGATACAGGAATAACTAAAATATAATGAAAGAATGATGAAGAGAATAGGATTGAAGACATTATTACTCATTTTTACGTTTTTATTATCTCTCTTTCAGATGAACGGGCAAGCTCAAACCTACCGGTGGAGCGATGAGGTGGAGCTGTTGAAAAAAGTAGACAGACTGCCGACATACCGTCATGGGCAATTGATCGAGCAGGAATCGAGTTACGACCGGACAGGAGGAAACGACGACGGATTTAGTGGTAACTATTCTTTCATTCGTAAGGAGAAAGAGGGATTGGTGCTGGCCGAATTTGAAGGACCGGGTGTAGTAAACCGTATATGGACTCCTACACCTACAGAAGACACATTGTTGTTTTACTTCGATGGAGAACGGGTCCCACGCCTGAAGATTCGTTTTATGGATCTTTTTTCGGGAAAGGTCTATCCTTTCGTAAAACCGGTTTGTGGTAACGAAATAGGAGGGTATTACAGCTATATCCCTATTCCATTCGCAAAATCATTAAAGATCGTGTTCCAGGGAGAGCGGATCATGTTCCATCAAATTCAATACCGGATGCTACCCGGAATGAATGTGGAAAGCTGGACCGGGAATTTCTCCGCTTCCGACAAAGAATTGTTGGCAGAGGTGAGTGACGTATGGGCTGATATATCACCTACAGTAAACCGCTATGCAACCGGTTTATCGTCCAATGTCCGTACCGAAGAAAAATCATTTACTATTGAACCGGGAGAAGAGGTAGCTTTCTTTGAGAAAACAACCTCGGGCCGTATTGTCGGTTTTGAGATTGACGGTGGAACTGCATTAGAAGGGATTTATAAAGATATCATCCTTTCCGCAAAATGGGATGATGAACAGGTAGAAGCCATCCATGCCCCCCTGGCTGATTTTTTCGGTTATGCCTACGGAAAACCGGCTATGCGAAGTATCGTGATGGGACGGCAGCAAACTTCCAACTACTGTTACCTCCCCATGCCTTTCGATAGATCGGCTTCCATGAAACTCATCTATGAGAAAAGGGAAGGAGTACAGCAAAACGCTGTACCGGTGAATGTGAAAGTGTATTATAACGACAACGGAAGAAATATCAATGAGGAAGGAAAACTCTATACCGTCTGGAGAAGAGAAAAACCTGAATCGGGTCAGTTCTATACTTTTATGGAAACCAAAGGAAAAGGTCATTATGTGGGGACCATCCATCAGGCACAGGGTTTGCGACCGGGTATGACTCTTTTCTTCGAGGGAGATGATACCACATATGTGGATGGAAAAATGCGTCTGCATGGTACCGGTTCGGAAGATTATTATAACGGAGGGTGGTATGCGCTGCTCGACCGGTGGGACAGAGGAATCAGCATGCCGATACACGGTTCGCTTGATTATTCCCTTCCCATGGGACGTACCGGAGGCTACCGTTTTTTCCTTTCGGATAAGATGTCTTTCGGGAAAGAAATCTATCACGGTATGGAACATGGAGAGGTAGGCAATAATTTTCCCGTAGATTATACGTCTGTTGCATTCTTTTACGCGGCACAACCGTTGAAAGAACGGATGGAACCGACCGCGGATTTAAGGGAGGTCTACTTTCCTGAAAAGCATATCTATTTCCCGCAGCTGATGGAGATTACCCTCGACAGGGGAATACAGGCCATCTTAGACAGAGGGTTGATGCTTACCTCTTTTGGGCAGGGTATGGTCAGGGTGATGCTTACGGATGTACCCGAAGGGAAATACAGGGTATTGGTCAACTATCACGAAAAGCCGAATGGGGCCGATTTCCAGGTATGGCAACGGCAGAATCAACTGTCGGAGTGGATTTCGACAAAAGCCGACAAAGAAATCTTCAGGGAGAATGTCCATGTGGGGGATATACAACTCACTTCCCAGACTAACTCTGTCACCTTCCATGTGAGGAACAATGACAAAGCCAACCAGTTCGAACTGAATCAGATCATACTCGAAAGAGTAAATTGATTTGATGATGTGGTGATTTTGATGATTTGAAAGATATGATAAAGAGGCTTATTTATACAGTGTTGGGTATGGTTATGATTTTCTCTTCCGTAGTGCATGCACAGGATGCCAGGGTAGGGAGCCAATCTTTGCCGATGGAGCTGAAGCTGCCCCGTTCATTGGAGAAAGCTGTTCGGAAGATCCAGTACGACCTGTTGGGGAATGAGAAAGGAACCAGCCGGATCGAGGTGGTGGACGAGAATTGTCTTCACATACAATTCAACTTCTCTCCCGGCCAGACTGTTCGCCAGGATGACTGGCAGGTGGTTGTCATTCCCGGGTTTACCCCGTCTTTCCATTGGACGCCCCACCTTACACCTACCGGCAGCCATATTATCGACCAGCATGTATTCCGTTCTCCGGCACTGATCGTCGCCGATGACCGACAGGTGATTACCCTTATCCCCGATCTTGATATTATGAAAAAGGGAACTCCGGTAAGATGGTATCTCGATCTCGATGCCGAAAATAATCGCCTGGTATTGGGGATGAGTAACAGTAGGGTCGACGATCATGTCCTGTTTGTCCGTGAACCGGGTGCTGAATATCCGGCAGGAGAAGTGGAGATCGGATTTTTCCTGATGGTGCGTAGTGACGAAGCGTCACTTAAAAACCCTTTCAGGAGGCCACTCGATTTCCTCTGGAATCGTTGGGGGCATGATCTTTATCAGGCCGGGAATCCGGTAGATGCCGATTTGGAACGATATGTGGAGCACACCTATAACTGGGCTTTCAACAGTTGGGCGGATAACGTATGGCAGGAGTTCGAACTGGACGGTAAGAAGGTCGGTTCACCGGTTTTTATCGTGAATGTCACGCAGAGCCCCAATTATCCGGGAGAAGTCAATGAGCAGGAATTCCGTTCGGTATGGAATCAGGCATGGTTCAGTTCCCTGCGTTCTGCCGGGGGGTTGTACCGGTACGCCAGAAGGATCGGCAACACAACCTTGATGGAAAAGGCGCTGCTTACCAAAGAGCTGGCTCTCTCTTTTCCGCAGGTTGAAGGTTTCTTTTACGGCTTGATCGGCACAGAGATGCATGAAGTGGAGATCGAGGGGAGAAAATATAACCGTAGTAAGGGATGGGATGCCTGCTACTGGGGAAATTCAAACCGGAATCCTTATACCTGGAATGCTGCCGAATCACCATTCCATATTCTCGATATGAGCTGGACCGCGTTGCTCATGCTTCGTTGGTATGATGAACTGGAAAAGGATGAACGATTACTTCGTTACGCGGAACAATACGCCGGATCATTGCTCGGTATCCAGTCGGAGAATGGTTTTTTCCCGGGATGGCTCGACCTGCGCACGCTGCAACCGATGACTCACCTGAATGAATCGCCTGAAACCTCTATGTCAGTGACTTTTCTTTTGAAACTCTATGAGCTGACCGGAAAACAGGAATATAAAGAGGCAGGTCTCAAAGCCATCGATGCGGTAATCCGGGACATCATTCCCTCGGGAAGATGGGAGGATTTCGAGACCTACTGGTCCTGTTCGCGGTATGGAGCAGATCACCTGGTCGGGAAAAAAGTCGTCAGAAATAATATGTACAAACAGAATAATTTCTCCATGTTCTGGACGGCCGAAGCACTGTTCGAATGTTACCGGCTGACCGGCGACCGGCGATATCTGGATCAGGGACAGCGTACCCTCGATGAATTACTGATGACACAGGCTTCGTGGCAGCCGCCCTATATGTATGTGAATGTGCTTGGCGGTTTCGGGGTATTGAATGCCGATGCCGAATGGAACGACTCCCGCCAGAGTCTCTTCTCCGAGTTGATCCTGCAATACGGGAAACTTTTAGACAGTGATGAGTACAATGAGAGAGGGTGGGCTGCGCTGAAAGCATCGTTTGTAATGATGTATAGTCCCCTTAATCCTGTCACTAAAGCACAATGGGAAAAAGTGTATCCCTTCTTCGGAGAGGAAGATTATGGCTTTATGATGGAAAATTACGGCCATGGAGGGCATACCAGCCCCGAAGGTGAAGGAATGGGAGAATTTACAATATACGATTGGGGGAACGGTGCAGCGGCGGAAGCCTATAACCGTATTCTCGATAAATTCGGAAAAATCAAGTGAAATTATTAAATAATCGACGCGGCCAATTACGAAGTAACCGATATTGTCAATAAAATGTCTTGGTTCCTGATTCTTGGCTCTTGTGTCTAATTTTTATCTTATGCAACTAAAACAAATCTATCGCAGTGTACTGCCTGCCATAATCGGGGGTGCAATTTTACTCTCCTGTACAGGCAACGGGAAAACATCAGAAAATATGGAAAAGGAATATGAAAAGGGAACTTTCGGATATGATCTTAACTATCTGTCCGAAAAAGATGAGGGATTGATCGTACTGAAGTCGGAAGATGAAAAGGCACAAATAATCCTGTCGGCGAAGTATCAGGGAAAAGTGTTTACTTCTACGGCCAATGGCCCGGAAGGTAATAGTCACGGATTCGTAAATTATAACTTCTTCGATGCGGGTATAGTAGATGAACATATGAACGGCTTCGGCGGAGAAGATCGTTTCTGGTTGGGCCCGGAAGGGGGGAAGTATTCCATATTTTTTGAGCCGGGGAAAGAACAGGTATATGATAACTGGCATACTCCCAAAGCCATCGATATCGAAGAGTGGGAGGTGAACCGTGTGACTCCAAAAGAGGCTGTTTTTGTCAAGGAAATGGAACAGAAGAACTACCTGGGGAGTCTCCTGAATATTGCGATAGAACGGAAAGTTGCATTGCTTTCCCCCAGTGAAATAACAGGTAAATTACAGGTTGAAATCCCTGAAGGAGTGAATGGGGTGGCCTATGAAACAACCAACAAAATTGTCAATGGCAATGATTTCGAATGGACCCCGGAGACCGGTACGGTCTGTATATGGATGCTCGATATGTTCAATCCTTCCGAAGCTGCTGTAACTGTGATCCCTTATAATACCGGTGACGAGAAGGAACTGGGTAAGGTGGTGACATCCGATTATTTCGGTGAAATTCCTGCCGATCGGCTGGTTGATGATAATGGTATCCTCTATTTTAAAACCGATGGAAAATCAAGAGGCAAACTGGGAATGAATGCCAAACGCACCAGGTCGATCGCAGGAAATTATGATCCGCTTGCAAAGCGATTGACCATCGTGACATTTGATACTGATTCGGATGCAACCTATTTGAATCAGGAATGGAATCCTGACAGGGATCCGCTTGTCGGAGATGCGTTGAATGCTTATAACGACGGTCCGTTGGAAGACGGAAGCATTATGGGCCCCTTCCTGGAGCTGGAAAGTTGCTCGCCCGCTGCATTCCTGAAACCGGGAGAGTCGCTGTCGCACAGACACAACGTATTCCATTTCACGGGCGATGAGGTAAGTCTCTCTCCTATAGCTGAGAAACTGTTAGGAGTAGACCTTGAAAAAGTGAGAAAGATCTTTG
This portion of the Lascolabacillus massiliensis genome encodes:
- a CDS encoding glycoside hydrolase family 172 protein, translated to MRLKTTFFFLFCIAFTTTVFSQNRDFNGLDLNMGNLYRLSNAETRSISPENFTGEKGKGGMAIPDPNAPRNTANATNPARDLGQGWKVNPFVTINPGETFTMAEIEGPGAIQHIWMTPTGNWRFSIIRIYWDDETEPSVEAPVGDFFGMGWNEYAHLNSLPVTVNPGSAFNCYWVMPFRKKCRITMTNINDEQPMNLYYQIDYTLTDVPEDAAYFHAQFRRTKVNETSDYTIIDGIKGEGHYVGVYMAWQVNNNGWWGEGEIKFFMDGDKQFPTIIGTGTEDYFCGSYNFDRHGKYVTFTTPYAGLVQVLPPDITYRSGQRFGMYRWHVMDPIRFKKDLRITIQDLGWRHGHRYLPQKSDISSTTFWYQKEPHAPFPKFPSWQELEVN
- a CDS encoding glycoside hydrolase family 172 protein, whose product is MMKRIGLKTLLLIFTFLLSLFQMNGQAQTYRWSDEVELLKKVDRLPTYRHGQLIEQESSYDRTGGNDDGFSGNYSFIRKEKEGLVLAEFEGPGVVNRIWTPTPTEDTLLFYFDGERVPRLKIRFMDLFSGKVYPFVKPVCGNEIGGYYSYIPIPFAKSLKIVFQGERIMFHQIQYRMLPGMNVESWTGNFSASDKELLAEVSDVWADISPTVNRYATGLSSNVRTEEKSFTIEPGEEVAFFEKTTSGRIVGFEIDGGTALEGIYKDIILSAKWDDEQVEAIHAPLADFFGYAYGKPAMRSIVMGRQQTSNYCYLPMPFDRSASMKLIYEKREGVQQNAVPVNVKVYYNDNGRNINEEGKLYTVWRREKPESGQFYTFMETKGKGHYVGTIHQAQGLRPGMTLFFEGDDTTYVDGKMRLHGTGSEDYYNGGWYALLDRWDRGISMPIHGSLDYSLPMGRTGGYRFFLSDKMSFGKEIYHGMEHGEVGNNFPVDYTSVAFFYAAQPLKERMEPTADLREVYFPEKHIYFPQLMEITLDRGIQAILDRGLMLTSFGQGMVRVMLTDVPEGKYRVLVNYHEKPNGADFQVWQRQNQLSEWISTKADKEIFRENVHVGDIQLTSQTNSVTFHVRNNDKANQFELNQIILERVN
- a CDS encoding glycoside hydrolase family protein, with the translated sequence MIKRLIYTVLGMVMIFSSVVHAQDARVGSQSLPMELKLPRSLEKAVRKIQYDLLGNEKGTSRIEVVDENCLHIQFNFSPGQTVRQDDWQVVVIPGFTPSFHWTPHLTPTGSHIIDQHVFRSPALIVADDRQVITLIPDLDIMKKGTPVRWYLDLDAENNRLVLGMSNSRVDDHVLFVREPGAEYPAGEVEIGFFLMVRSDEASLKNPFRRPLDFLWNRWGHDLYQAGNPVDADLERYVEHTYNWAFNSWADNVWQEFELDGKKVGSPVFIVNVTQSPNYPGEVNEQEFRSVWNQAWFSSLRSAGGLYRYARRIGNTTLMEKALLTKELALSFPQVEGFFYGLIGTEMHEVEIEGRKYNRSKGWDACYWGNSNRNPYTWNAAESPFHILDMSWTALLMLRWYDELEKDERLLRYAEQYAGSLLGIQSENGFFPGWLDLRTLQPMTHLNESPETSMSVTFLLKLYELTGKQEYKEAGLKAIDAVIRDIIPSGRWEDFETYWSCSRYGADHLVGKKVVRNNMYKQNNFSMFWTAEALFECYRLTGDRRYLDQGQRTLDELLMTQASWQPPYMYVNVLGGFGVLNADAEWNDSRQSLFSELILQYGKLLDSDEYNERGWAALKASFVMMYSPLNPVTKAQWEKVYPFFGEEDYGFMMENYGHGGHTSPEGEGMGEFTIYDWGNGAAAEAYNRILDKFGKIK
- a CDS encoding DUF6786 family protein, whose protein sequence is MQLKQIYRSVLPAIIGGAILLSCTGNGKTSENMEKEYEKGTFGYDLNYLSEKDEGLIVLKSEDEKAQIILSAKYQGKVFTSTANGPEGNSHGFVNYNFFDAGIVDEHMNGFGGEDRFWLGPEGGKYSIFFEPGKEQVYDNWHTPKAIDIEEWEVNRVTPKEAVFVKEMEQKNYLGSLLNIAIERKVALLSPSEITGKLQVEIPEGVNGVAYETTNKIVNGNDFEWTPETGTVCIWMLDMFNPSEAAVTVIPYNTGDEKELGKVVTSDYFGEIPADRLVDDNGILYFKTDGKSRGKLGMNAKRTRSIAGNYDPLAKRLTIVTFDTDSDATYLNQEWNPDRDPLVGDALNAYNDGPLEDGSIMGPFLELESCSPAAFLKPGESLSHRHNVFHFTGDEVSLSPIAEKLLGVDLEKVRKIFE